TACAAAACCATCAAGGTGTGCTGCTTGAAAATCATGGAGCGCTAACATGGGGCAAAGATTTAGATCATGCCTATTATTTAATGGAATCTTTGGAGTTTACAGCGAAAATTAATTGGATTGCCAAACAGCTAAATGGGGACAGAGAACTATCGCAGAAGCATGTTGAAACGTTGGTCCGGATGAAGACACAAATGGGTATAAAAGGTGAATCACCAAAGGGAGTGATAACACCCGAAGGTATTCACGCTCAGAAGTTTTCGCCAAGTGCCAATCGTTCTTTATCTGAAGAGGACTTGGACTTAATAGCTGAAAAGGTAACCAAAAACTTACTCGGGGAGCTTCGGAAACTATTTTAAATGGAAGTAAATGTGTGAATTCTTATTCCGATCAGTTCACGAAATTAGCAAATGCACATTTTGTAATAACTGGGTTTATAGTGTAAAATCGATATAGCAGAACATCGATTAAAGGAGGACTCCGGGTTGTTCAAAAAGGTTCTTGCTTCAGTAGTATTAATTAGCCTGCTGACAGTAGCGATAGTACAGGCCATGGATAAAAACAAAGAAAAACCCGATGCCGCATCAAAGCACAGCCTTGCTCAAAAAAACAGTTTAGAAATCGGAGCAAAGGCGCCTGATTTTGAATTAAAAACGTTAACCGGTGAAACAGTGAAATTATCCAGCTTAAAAGGCAAGAAAGTCATGTTAAATTTTTGGGCCACTTGGTGCCCGCCATGTAAAGCGGAAATGCCGGAAATTGAGCAGTTTTACAAAACAGCGGGTAATAATACAGCGATCCTTTCAGTTAATATTGATCCGCAATTGGATGTAAAGGGTTTTGTAAAGGAAAATAAAATTACTTTCCCGATCCTTCTTGACACGGATGATAAGGTAAATGGAACTTATCAAATCATCTCCATTCCCACTACTTATTTTATTGACAGCAATGGCATTATTCAGAATAAAATTGTCGGTCAAATGAAGCTTGCCGATATGAACGATAATATGAGCATTTTAAAATAGGAAAGACATTGGCCAAGCCACTGTCTTTTTTTATTTTCCAATAAGCTTTCCTATTAGGCATAAGCCGCAACTACGCCTAACGAATTCGCCAATCGCGAGTTTTCTTTATTGGCTATCCTATGCTGATTGTAACGGAAATCTATAGTCCAATATAACAGCGTCTAATTTTTAAGACACGATTAAATTTTCAAAAAGTTGTAATAATTGCAAGCGTTTCCGGAAATAATAACTGTTACAATAAGTCATAAGGAAGGTGATAATGATGAGAAAACCAAGAAAACGTTCGTTCGCAGAACTTGTATCTGAAAATAAATCACAACTTTTGAAGGATCGTGCTGCAATGGAAAAAATTGAACAGCGCCTTGAGGAAAAGCGTTTGGGAAAGGCAGAGTAATCACATTGATTACCAATCATGTTTACATTCCTTAATGGACAAAATGTACATAAGGAGGGATGAGATATGGGAAAAGGATATCAAACAAAACGATTTAGACCAACTCACATTGGTACACAACCGAGAAGCTTCGGTGGTAATAAAGGAAAGCAAATGCAGGATAAATCCGGCGAACACGCACAAGTGATGCAAACGAAAGGCGAATAATAAAAATTGGGGGACCCAGGCTTACAAAACCTGGGTCTTTTTGAGCGAAAAATTTTTGTGATATTTTTTATCCTTCGTTACAAACTAAATGTGTATCAAATACACCTTTAGGAGGTCATAACATGAACTATCCCAATAAACCAAAACCAGATGATCGCAGCGATAATGTGGAAAAATTGCAGTCCATGATACATCATACGATTGAAAATATGGAGGCTGCCGAAGAATCACTAAGGTACACGGATAGTGAAGAACAGCGCCAGCAAATTGAAGCGAAAAACGACCGCAGAAGGGAAAGTATTGATTCTTTCCGTTCTGAGATTAAAGACGAGGCAAATCGAAGTAAATAATAAATGTTGAGTGGGATCAGTTCGTTTTGAACTGATTCTTTTTTAATGCCTTATATTTCGTAAATGCAAGAGGCATATGGTAAGATGAAAGAGAATTTTTTACAGAAGAAGTGATGAAATGACCCAACAAGTTAATCAACCGGAAATTGACAATATTTTAATGTGGGAAAAAGAGCTTAGGGAATATGGAACGATTGCAAATGAAAATCAATTAATCATTGCCTTAAGTGAGGAATCTGATCCATCGAGACTTTCCAGACTTTTTACCATTGCTTCGCAATCGCGAATCAAACGAATTTCCCGTGACCATGTAGCTGAAATTTGGCTTGAAAATGCATTAAAATTAGATCCCAGTAATCGAATGGCAAAAGAAATATCTCTCCATTCCGATTGGAAAAAATTCAGAGGATTTATGGCAAAGCTATCATTTCCTCCTATGAGGGAAACGGATAATCGCACAGCCAAAAAGAAAATGGCAGAGCAATATATAAAAATTTGCCAAGACTTTTTGAATACTTCCGAAGAACCATTGGAGGACTTACAAACGAAAAGCAATTTGGCCTCAACCATTGCCGATCAGGCTTTGTTCAATAAATACCAAGATCTTTATGAACTATTACGTGATGCCATTGAAGCAACTGCAAGTTTATTAAAAGCAGTTGAAGAATATGAACAATCCATTATTGGGGTATTCCATACCTCAACTTATTTAGACAATTTAAAGCTGTGTTTAACGAATGTGGAAGAAATCAAACATAAATGGCTGGAGATCTTTTCTGATAAGGAGCCGAAGGTTGAACCTGAGAATCATGCACTTGATGAACTAAATATGTTAATTGGCATGGATTTAGTGAAAAACCGGGTACATGATTTCTATCAGTTTCTAAAATATCAGAAGCAAAGAAAAGAACTTGGCTTCAAAATGAAAGATGAATTAAGTCTCAACATGATTCTGACCGGAAATCCGGGGACCGGGAAAACGACAATCGCCAGATTAATGGCCAAAATCTAT
Above is a genomic segment from Neobacillus endophyticus containing:
- the tlp gene encoding small acid-soluble spore protein Tlp; translated protein: MNYPNKPKPDDRSDNVEKLQSMIHHTIENMEAAEESLRYTDSEEQRQQIEAKNDRRRESIDSFRSEIKDEANRSK
- a CDS encoding FbpB family small basic protein, producing the protein MRKPRKRSFAELVSENKSQLLKDRAAMEKIEQRLEEKRLGKAE
- a CDS encoding TlpA disulfide reductase family protein, which produces MFKKVLASVVLISLLTVAIVQAMDKNKEKPDAASKHSLAQKNSLEIGAKAPDFELKTLTGETVKLSSLKGKKVMLNFWATWCPPCKAEMPEIEQFYKTAGNNTAILSVNIDPQLDVKGFVKENKITFPILLDTDDKVNGTYQIISIPTTYFIDSNGIIQNKIVGQMKLADMNDNMSILK
- a CDS encoding acid-soluble spore protein N; the encoded protein is MGKGYQTKRFRPTHIGTQPRSFGGNKGKQMQDKSGEHAQVMQTKGE